A single region of the Massilia sp. erpn genome encodes:
- a CDS encoding translation initiation factor Sui1 has protein sequence MRSKSSGGLVYSTEVGRTCPACRQAIAACICKAQTTMAGDGQIRVSRQTKGRGGKTVTLVKGLALDPPALAQLGKQLRSACGSGGTVKDGVIEIQGDHCDLVMATLSNSGLSPKRSGS, from the coding sequence ATGAGAAGTAAGTCCAGCGGCGGCCTCGTCTACTCGACCGAAGTCGGCCGCACCTGCCCCGCCTGCCGCCAGGCCATTGCCGCCTGCATCTGCAAAGCCCAAACCACCATGGCCGGCGATGGCCAGATCCGCGTTTCACGCCAGACCAAGGGCCGCGGCGGCAAGACCGTTACCCTGGTCAAAGGCTTGGCCCTCGATCCGCCCGCGCTGGCCCAGCTTGGTAAGCAGCTGCGTAGCGCCTGCGGTTCGGGCGGCACCGTCAAGGATGGCGTTATTGAAATTCAAGGCGATCATTGCGATCTCGTGATGGCCACGCTCAGCAATTCAGGCCTTAGTCCGAAACGTAGCGGCAGCTGA
- a CDS encoding YdiU family protein produces MPLDNSFASLPPAFYTRLMPTPLPAPYLVALSPAAAQLAGLDVAALATPDGVDVLIGNRVPDRSQPLAAVYSGHQFGVWAGQLGDGRAILLGDVAGAEGPLELQWKGSGLTPYSRMGDGRAVLRSSIREFLCSEAMHALGIPTSRALSVAGSDQGVVRESIETAAVVIRMAPSFVRFGSFEHWFYKNKPDELKILADYVIGRFYPDLLAAANPYAALLEEVARRTARLVAQWQAVGFMHGVLNTDNMSILGQTLDYGPFGFMEAFDPRHICNHSDQQGRYSYAMQPQIGHWNCYALAQALLPLIGEVDVAQATLDVYQPEFATAIDRLLHAKLGLKEEREEDRALFDAMFELLQANHADFTLFFRRLGGLQAASAAGDEPLRDLFIDRPAFDAWAEQYRSRLRAEQSDDAARQVAMNLVNPKYVLRNYLAQQAIEKAQNKDFTEVARLLAVLQRPYDEQPEYEQYAALPPDWASHLEVSCSS; encoded by the coding sequence CACTGGCAACGCCGGACGGCGTGGATGTGCTGATCGGCAACCGCGTGCCCGACCGTTCCCAGCCGCTGGCCGCCGTGTATTCCGGCCACCAGTTCGGCGTCTGGGCCGGCCAGCTCGGCGACGGCCGCGCCATCCTGCTGGGCGATGTCGCCGGCGCCGAGGGGCCGCTGGAACTGCAATGGAAGGGCAGCGGCCTGACGCCCTACTCGCGCATGGGCGACGGCCGCGCCGTACTGCGCTCTTCGATCCGCGAATTCCTGTGCTCGGAAGCCATGCATGCGCTCGGCATCCCGACGTCGCGCGCCCTCTCGGTGGCCGGCTCGGACCAGGGCGTGGTGCGCGAAAGCATCGAGACGGCGGCCGTGGTGATCCGCATGGCGCCCAGCTTCGTGCGCTTCGGCTCCTTCGAACACTGGTTCTACAAGAACAAACCGGACGAGCTGAAAATCCTGGCCGACTATGTGATCGGCCGCTTCTACCCCGACCTGCTGGCGGCGGCCAATCCCTATGCCGCCCTGCTGGAAGAAGTCGCACGGCGCACGGCGCGCCTGGTCGCCCAATGGCAGGCGGTCGGCTTCATGCATGGCGTGCTGAACACCGACAATATGTCCATTCTCGGCCAAACCCTCGATTACGGCCCCTTCGGCTTCATGGAAGCCTTCGATCCCCGGCACATCTGCAACCACAGCGATCAGCAAGGCCGCTATTCCTATGCCATGCAGCCGCAGATCGGCCACTGGAACTGCTATGCGCTGGCACAAGCCCTGCTGCCCCTGATCGGCGAAGTGGACGTCGCCCAGGCCACCCTCGACGTCTACCAACCCGAGTTCGCCACCGCCATCGACCGCCTGCTGCACGCCAAGCTCGGCCTGAAAGAGGAGCGCGAGGAAGACCGCGCCCTGTTCGACGCCATGTTCGAGCTGCTGCAGGCCAATCACGCCGACTTTACCCTGTTCTTCCGCCGCCTGGGCGGCTTGCAAGCGGCCTCGGCGGCGGGCGACGAGCCGCTGCGTGACCTCTTCATCGACCGGCCCGCCTTCGATGCCTGGGCCGAGCAATACCGCAGCCGCCTGCGCGCCGAGCAGAGCGACGACGCCGCACGCCAGGTAGCGATGAATCTGGTCAACCCAAAGTATGTGTTACGCAACTATCTTGCGCAGCAAGCCATTGAAAAAGCGCAGAATAAGGACTTTACTGAAGTGGCGCGCCTGCTTGCGGTCTTGCAGCGCCCCTATGACGAACAGCCGGAATACGAGCAATACGCCGCCTTGCCGCCCGACTGGGCAAGCCATTTGGAAGTCAGCTGTTCATCCTGA
- a CDS encoding peptidylprolyl isomerase, which produces MTFKPARLLLALLAVASAPVFAQNIAVVNGKAIPTSRVEAAVKQLVAQGQQTDSPQLREAIKRELIGREVLMQEAVKQNFDKDAAVKQQLENARQAIIINAFITEYLKKNPVKDTEIKAEYDRFVAQTGDKEYHVRHILLETEAQANEVITKLKGGAKFEELAKTSKDTGTAGSGGDLDWAVPSAFPKVFSDAFVGLQKGQITEKAVQTPNGFHVIKVDEIRAAKLPTLDELKPQIGEALTQKKVQAYQEELTKKAKVQ; this is translated from the coding sequence ATGACTTTCAAGCCAGCCCGTCTGCTGCTCGCACTTCTCGCCGTAGCGTCGGCACCTGTATTTGCACAGAACATTGCTGTGGTTAACGGCAAAGCGATTCCTACCTCGCGTGTGGAAGCAGCAGTCAAACAACTGGTGGCCCAAGGCCAGCAGACCGACTCCCCACAACTGCGTGAGGCGATCAAGCGTGAGCTGATCGGCCGCGAAGTGCTGATGCAAGAAGCGGTGAAGCAGAACTTCGACAAGGATGCCGCCGTCAAACAGCAACTGGAAAATGCCCGTCAAGCCATCATCATCAACGCCTTCATTACCGAGTACCTGAAAAAGAACCCGGTCAAGGATACCGAGATCAAGGCTGAATACGACCGCTTCGTAGCCCAGACCGGCGACAAGGAATACCATGTGCGCCACATCCTGCTGGAAACCGAAGCCCAGGCCAATGAAGTCATCACCAAACTGAAAGGCGGCGCCAAGTTCGAAGAGCTGGCCAAGACCTCGAAAGACACCGGCACCGCCGGCAGCGGCGGCGACCTGGACTGGGCAGTGCCATCGGCCTTCCCGAAAGTCTTCTCGGACGCCTTCGTCGGCCTGCAAAAAGGCCAGATCACCGAGAAAGCCGTGCAAACCCCGAACGGTTTCCACGTGATCAAGGTCGATGAAATCCGCGCCGCCAAGCTGCCGACCCTGGACGAGCTGAAGCCGCAAATCGGCGAAGCCCTGACCCAGAAGAAAGTACAGGCGTACCAGGAAGAGCTGACCAAGAAAGCCAAAGTACAGTAA
- a CDS encoding DoxX family protein: MHFSFSLVLLRVAVAIMFMAHAGVRVLNGTIPRFAGFLETLGFPYGLTIVWAITLFELAGGLLLIADIARKWIVSGLLFIAGMGIVLIHFQNGWFVGEHGTGGMEYSVLLMVSLLVIANMPQAARTRQA, encoded by the coding sequence ATGCACTTTTCCTTTTCCCTGGTGTTGCTGCGCGTCGCGGTCGCCATCATGTTCATGGCGCATGCCGGAGTACGCGTCTTGAACGGCACGATTCCGCGTTTCGCCGGCTTCCTGGAGACACTGGGCTTTCCCTACGGCTTGACGATTGTTTGGGCCATCACCTTGTTCGAACTGGCCGGCGGACTGCTCCTGATCGCGGATATCGCCAGAAAATGGATAGTAAGCGGCCTGCTTTTCATTGCCGGCATGGGAATCGTGCTGATTCATTTCCAGAATGGCTGGTTTGTCGGCGAACATGGTACCGGCGGCATGGAATACAGCGTGCTGCTGATGGTTTCCTTGCTGGTGATCGCCAATATGCCGCAAGCTGCGCGCACGCGCCAGGCCTGA
- a CDS encoding BolA family transcriptional regulator — protein MNDARIAQIRARLEAAFTPLEMVLDDESAMHAGHAGAASGGGHYRLKIVSAQFEGHKLVTRHRLVYDSVHDMMHKEIHALAITALAPSEV, from the coding sequence ATGAACGACGCGCGCATCGCACAAATCCGGGCACGTCTCGAAGCCGCCTTCACCCCGCTGGAAATGGTGCTGGATGATGAATCGGCCATGCATGCCGGCCATGCCGGCGCCGCCTCTGGCGGTGGCCATTACCGCTTGAAAATCGTTTCTGCGCAATTCGAAGGTCATAAACTCGTCACAAGGCATCGTCTGGTGTATGATTCCGTGCACGATATGATGCATAAAGAAATTCATGCATTGGCCATTACCGCATTGGCACCATCGGAAGTATGA
- a CDS encoding septation protein A encodes MKFLFDLFPLLVFFGSYKWAGSNEAVAQAFINDHFSAIISGGVVTASQAPIIIASLSGIVATAIQIASLLLRRLKVDGILWLSLLIFVMFGGLTIYFHDDNFIKWKPTIIYWCFAVGMMVAHWGFRKNLMRAAMEKQFALPEEIWHRLNLAWMTFWVVLGFLNLFVAFVLFRTDTGAWVSFKVFGVTGIMFVFIIAQTIYLTKHIKDEA; translated from the coding sequence ATGAAATTCCTGTTTGATTTATTTCCGCTGCTGGTGTTTTTCGGCAGTTATAAATGGGCCGGTTCGAATGAAGCGGTGGCCCAGGCTTTTATCAACGACCATTTCAGCGCCATCATTTCCGGCGGCGTGGTCACGGCCAGCCAGGCGCCGATTATCATCGCCAGCCTATCCGGCATCGTGGCCACGGCGATCCAGATTGCCTCACTGCTGCTGCGCCGGCTCAAGGTCGACGGCATTCTCTGGCTCTCCCTGCTGATTTTCGTGATGTTCGGCGGGCTGACGATTTATTTCCACGATGATAACTTCATCAAATGGAAGCCGACCATTATCTACTGGTGCTTTGCCGTCGGCATGATGGTCGCCCATTGGGGTTTCCGCAAAAACCTGATGCGCGCCGCAATGGAAAAACAATTCGCCCTGCCCGAGGAAATCTGGCACCGCCTGAACCTGGCCTGGATGACGTTCTGGGTGGTATTGGGCTTCCTCAACCTCTTCGTGGCTTTTGTGTTGTTCCGCACCGACACTGGCGCCTGGGTCAGTTTCAAGGTCTTTGGCGTAACCGGCATCATGTTTGTGTTCATTATTGCGCAGACGATTTATCTGACTAAACACATCAAGGACGAGGCATGA
- a CDS encoding DUF535 family protein yields MAAQLMLLRDTLHHLGNFLSVGFIVFHFHKHIKLMRVMYHPRTRHLIRRHPKIVYKYLVKYAALNLATRCRLALVTSHYSLMQKFFNDAFADMVYGDKLVLWKSEQANSRLTIDLDFPATFHTEGDLCISMKLAERAVYRLVFILSSGATFGLEQQNVVFITCVQGLVSQTALRPVIAECDDTHPADVLMAAVQGVAVSLGISTLVGIRTEQQVCSSEKTYFSYDNFFEEYGMLDRGMNAYLISIPMPRKDLALIPSKHRARARRKRVFRDAICDSVQHTLAPYLIEISQKMA; encoded by the coding sequence ATGGCCGCTCAACTTATGTTGCTCAGGGATACTCTTCATCATCTCGGCAACTTCTTGAGCGTCGGCTTCATTGTTTTTCATTTTCATAAACATATCAAATTGATGCGGGTGATGTATCACCCACGCACCAGGCATCTGATTCGGCGGCATCCTAAAATAGTGTATAAATACCTGGTGAAGTACGCGGCCTTGAATCTGGCAACCCGTTGCCGCCTTGCACTGGTTACATCGCATTACTCGCTGATGCAGAAGTTCTTCAACGATGCCTTCGCCGATATGGTCTATGGCGACAAATTAGTGCTATGGAAATCAGAACAGGCAAATTCCCGGCTCACAATCGATCTCGATTTCCCAGCCACATTCCACACCGAAGGCGATTTATGCATCTCCATGAAGTTGGCGGAACGCGCAGTGTACCGCCTGGTCTTTATTTTGAGCAGCGGTGCCACCTTCGGACTTGAGCAGCAGAATGTTGTTTTCATCACCTGCGTGCAAGGCCTGGTAAGTCAAACCGCGCTACGGCCTGTCATCGCGGAATGCGATGACACCCACCCGGCAGATGTGCTGATGGCGGCTGTGCAAGGTGTTGCCGTCTCGCTGGGCATCAGCACCTTGGTCGGCATTCGAACTGAACAGCAGGTATGCAGTTCGGAAAAAACATATTTCTCGTATGATAACTTCTTTGAAGAATATGGCATGCTGGATCGCGGCATGAATGCCTATTTGATTAGCATACCAATGCCAAGAAAGGATTTGGCACTAATTCCTTCCAAGCATCGTGCCCGAGCAAGACGCAAGCGCGTTTTTCGTGATGCGATCTGTGACTCGGTTCAACATACACTCGCGCCTTATCTTATTGAGATCAGCCAGAAAATGGCATAA
- a CDS encoding DNA alkylation repair protein gives MHTVTLESLHLILQAAALRDKASEMRAYMRNQFDFLGLPTPLRRATAKPWLKAQKGLGAAALLQLADTLWELPQREYQYLAIDLLAMYWKELTPQELPALLALARRQSWWDTVDGLASLIGQVLRGSHEGMDQALAHEDFWLRRIALLHQLGWRDAVDEARLFRYCLNQAHEQEFFIRKAIGWALRDYAHHRPQAVRAFLDASGAQLSPLSYREAARHLGSAAHA, from the coding sequence ATGCACACCGTCACGCTCGAGTCCTTGCACCTTATCCTGCAAGCCGCTGCCTTGCGCGATAAGGCATCTGAGATGCGTGCCTATATGCGCAACCAGTTCGACTTTTTGGGTCTGCCCACACCCTTGCGCCGCGCCACCGCCAAGCCCTGGTTGAAAGCGCAGAAGGGCCTGGGCGCCGCCGCGCTGCTGCAACTGGCTGACACGCTGTGGGAGCTGCCGCAGCGCGAATACCAATACCTCGCCATCGACCTGCTGGCCATGTACTGGAAAGAGCTGACGCCGCAGGAGCTGCCTGCCCTGCTGGCGCTGGCGCGGCGGCAATCCTGGTGGGATACGGTCGACGGCCTTGCCAGCCTGATCGGCCAGGTACTGCGCGGCAGCCATGAAGGCATGGACCAGGCGCTGGCCCACGAGGACTTCTGGCTGCGCCGCATCGCCCTGCTGCACCAGCTCGGCTGGCGCGACGCGGTCGACGAAGCGCGTCTGTTCCGCTATTGCTTGAACCAGGCCCATGAACAGGAGTTTTTCATTCGCAAAGCCATCGGCTGGGCCTTGCGCGACTACGCCCACCACCGGCCGCAAGCCGTGCGCGCCTTCCTCGACGCCTCCGGAGCGCAGCTTTCACCGCTCAGCTACCGCGAAGCGGCGCGCCATTTAGGCTCAGCTGCGCACGCTTGA
- a CDS encoding peptidyl-prolyl cis-trans isomerase, with the protein MILKPARLLIALTAIAAAPVMAQTLATVNGKAIPQARLDAAVKQVVAQSRQPDSPQLREMIKKDLIAREVLIQEADKQGFGTKPEVKAALDNARQSIIINAMWQEYLKKNPVKEADVKAEYEKFKASRSEKEYHARHILVGTEKEATDIIAKLKAGGKFEELAKVSKDGSANNGGDLGWATPSTYVQPFSEAMVALKDGQVTDKPVQSQFGYHVIKLEGSRAGKVPSYEELKERVEEALTQRKIATYREELMKKAKIQ; encoded by the coding sequence ATGATTTTGAAGCCCGCCCGTCTGTTGATCGCCCTGACCGCCATCGCCGCCGCGCCCGTCATGGCGCAAACCCTGGCGACCGTCAATGGCAAAGCGATTCCCCAAGCGCGCCTGGACGCCGCGGTCAAGCAAGTGGTAGCCCAAAGCCGCCAGCCCGATTCGCCACAGCTGCGCGAAATGATCAAGAAAGATCTGATCGCCCGCGAAGTGCTGATCCAGGAAGCGGACAAGCAAGGCTTCGGCACCAAGCCCGAGGTGAAGGCAGCCCTGGACAATGCGCGCCAGAGCATCATCATCAACGCCATGTGGCAGGAATACCTGAAAAAGAATCCAGTCAAGGAAGCCGACGTGAAAGCCGAGTACGAGAAGTTCAAGGCTTCGCGTAGCGAGAAGGAATACCACGCCCGCCACATCCTGGTTGGCACCGAGAAGGAAGCCACCGACATCATCGCCAAGCTGAAAGCCGGCGGCAAGTTCGAGGAACTGGCCAAGGTGTCGAAAGACGGTTCCGCCAACAACGGCGGCGACCTGGGCTGGGCAACGCCTTCGACCTATGTGCAGCCGTTCTCCGAAGCCATGGTGGCCCTGAAAGACGGCCAGGTCACCGACAAGCCGGTGCAGTCGCAGTTCGGTTATCACGTGATCAAGCTGGAAGGCAGCCGCGCCGGCAAAGTGCCATCCTACGAGGAACTGAAAGAACGCGTGGAAGAGGCCCTGACCCAGCGCAAGATCGCAACCTACCGCGAAGAGCTGATGAAAAAAGCCAAGATTCAGTAA
- the msrB gene encoding peptide-methionine (R)-S-oxide reductase MsrB, producing MNDKVQKSDAEWRAQLDPLEYQVTRHAATERAFTGKYWDHHAHGIYTCVCCDTPLFASDAKFDSGCGWPSYFQALDPAKVIEKVDRSHGMLRTEIICAVCDAHLGHVFPDGPPPTGLRYCINSASLRFDPQD from the coding sequence ATGAACGACAAAGTACAGAAAAGCGATGCCGAATGGCGCGCCCAGCTCGATCCGCTGGAATACCAGGTGACGCGCCACGCCGCCACCGAACGCGCCTTCACCGGCAAATACTGGGACCATCACGCCCACGGCATCTACACCTGCGTCTGCTGTGATACGCCGCTGTTCGCCTCGGACGCCAAGTTCGACTCAGGCTGCGGCTGGCCCAGCTATTTCCAAGCCCTGGACCCGGCCAAGGTAATCGAGAAAGTTGACCGCTCGCATGGTATGCTGCGCACCGAAATTATTTGCGCAGTCTGCGACGCCCATCTGGGCCATGTCTTCCCGGATGGGCCGCCGCCGACCGGATTGCGTTATTGCATCAATTCGGCATCCCTGCGTTTTGACCCTCAAGACTGA
- a CDS encoding VOC family protein translates to MPSIAHKIQPCLWFDDQAEQAARYYTGIFPSSSISSVSLYTEAGQEIHGRPPGSVMVVAFELAGCRFTALNGGPVFKFSEAISLIVNCDNQDEIDYYWRHLGEGGDPAAQQCGWLKDKYGLSWQIVPSTISDMMRDVESGKAQRVMTALLKMRKIDFAELQRAYRG, encoded by the coding sequence ATGCCCAGTATTGCTCACAAGATTCAACCCTGCCTATGGTTCGACGACCAGGCGGAACAAGCGGCACGCTACTACACCGGCATTTTCCCCAGTTCCAGTATTTCCAGTGTCAGCCTGTACACGGAGGCCGGGCAGGAAATCCATGGCCGTCCGCCCGGCTCGGTCATGGTGGTGGCCTTCGAACTCGCCGGTTGCCGTTTCACCGCCCTGAACGGCGGGCCGGTCTTCAAGTTCAGCGAAGCCATTTCGCTCATCGTCAATTGCGACAACCAGGATGAAATCGATTACTACTGGCGTCACCTGGGCGAAGGCGGTGATCCGGCCGCCCAGCAATGTGGCTGGCTCAAGGACAAATATGGCCTATCGTGGCAAATTGTGCCTTCCACCATAAGCGACATGATGCGCGATGTCGAGTCCGGCAAAGCCCAACGTGTCATGACCGCCCTGCTGAAGATGAGAAAAATCGATTTCGCAGAGCTGCAAAGGGCTTACCGGGGCTAG